The following coding sequences are from one Candidatus Effluviviaceae Genus V sp. window:
- a CDS encoding response regulator: MRDANGRPTVRALVVDDEPLARTRVRRFLEAIDDVEVVAEAANGVQALTMIEEHRPDVVILDIQMPGMDGFQMLKELDEMPLVVFATAYNEYAIQAFEINSVDYILKPIERERLEEAVDRVRGLLASETQRADELERLSGLVRSQGPDRLPVLRGKRIVLLDSADVVWAEVENELVFVHTRDERYMMNTTLTDLEKRLDPARFFRIHRSTIVNLDHVVEIIPWFSGKYKVVVDDKERSELVLSRGRARELREFLPW; encoded by the coding sequence GTGCGTGACGCGAACGGACGACCGACGGTGAGAGCGCTCGTCGTGGACGACGAGCCGCTGGCGAGGACCCGCGTGCGGCGGTTCCTCGAGGCGATCGACGACGTGGAGGTCGTCGCGGAGGCGGCCAACGGCGTGCAGGCGCTGACAATGATCGAGGAGCACCGGCCCGATGTGGTGATACTCGACATTCAGATGCCGGGGATGGACGGGTTCCAGATGCTCAAGGAGCTCGACGAGATGCCGCTCGTCGTCTTCGCGACGGCGTACAACGAGTATGCCATCCAGGCCTTCGAGATCAACTCGGTCGACTATATCCTGAAGCCGATCGAGCGGGAGCGGCTCGAGGAGGCGGTCGACCGCGTCCGCGGGCTGCTGGCGAGCGAGACGCAGAGAGCGGACGAGCTCGAACGGCTCTCCGGGCTCGTGCGCTCCCAGGGCCCGGACCGGCTGCCGGTGCTTCGCGGAAAGAGGATCGTGCTGCTCGACTCCGCCGACGTCGTATGGGCCGAGGTCGAGAACGAGCTCGTCTTCGTGCACACGCGGGACGAGCGCTACATGATGAACACGACGCTGACAGACCTCGAGAAGAGACTGGACCCCGCGCGGTTCTTCAGGATCCACCGTTCGACGATCGTCAACCTCGATCACGTGGTCGAGATCATCCCCTGGTTCAGCGGGAAGTACAAGGTCGTCGTGGACGACAAGGAGCGGTCGGAGCTCGTGCTGTCGCGTGGCCGAGCCAGAGAGCTCCGCGAGTTCCTGCCGTGGTAG